A single Seriola aureovittata isolate HTS-2021-v1 ecotype China chromosome 19, ASM2101889v1, whole genome shotgun sequence DNA region contains:
- the LOC130187221 gene encoding hepatocyte nuclear factor 3-beta-like, producing MLSAFKMEGHEHPDWSGSSYYGETECYTAAGNMNSMSSYMNAPGMTGPAHMNPAGVCHSAVPGGMSQNPGVVVQAGAGMTPGLGAGLPPSMSSISPPPYGTMPVMSPVYGPACSIRSREPKPYRRSYTHAKPPYSYISLITMAIQQSGSKMLTLNEIYQWIMDLFPFYRQNQQRWQNSIRHSLSFNDCFIKVPRSPDKPGKGSFWALHPDSGNMFENGCYLRRQKRFKCGKQPGAGDKEAGGKPGSEGGSVTSTSSSSDSPHSPSSSSSSSSSSSSPQSSEAKGPGVDLKLLPSSPAHPPHLFPHHHHHHHHHHHPLLLHEAAAHLKPEHYPPPPPPPHPHYSFNHPFSINNLMSEPQHHKLDPVLQYGGYGYPVSGAVVAAKTGLDPAHTDTNYYHGVYTRPIMNST from the exons ATGCTGAGCGCCTTTAAGATGGAGGGACACGAGCATCCGGACTGGAGCGGCAGCAGCTACTACGGAGAGACCGAG tgttacACCGCAGCGGGAAACATGAACTCCATGAGCAGCTACATGAACGCGCCTGGCATGACCGGCCCCGCGCACATGAACCCGGCCGGGGTCTGTCACTCCGCGGTGCCCGGCGGGATGTCGCAGAACCCCGGGGTCGTGGTGCAGGCCGGGGCCGGGATGACGCCGGGCCTGGGCGCCGGGCTGCCCCCGAGCATGAGCTCCATCAGCCCGCCTCCGTACGGGACCATGCCGGTGATGAGCCCGGTGTACGGCCCGGCCTGCAGCATCAGATCCAGGGAGCCCAAACCGTACCGGCGCAGCTACACGCACGCCAAGCCGCCGTACTCCTACATCTCCCTGATCACCATGGCGATCCAGCAGTCCGGGAGCAAGATGCTGACGCTGAACGAGATCTACCAGTGGATCATGGACCTGTTCCCGTTCTACCGGCAGAACCAGCAGCGGTGGCAGAACTCCATCCGACACTCGCTCTCCTTCAACGACTGCTTCATCAAGGTGCCGCGCTCCCCGGACAAACCCGGGAAAGGCTCCTTCTGGGCGCTGCACCCGGACTCCGGGAACATGTTCGAGAACGGCTGCTACCTGCGGCGGCAGAAGCGCTTCAAGTGCGGGAAACAGCCCGGTGCCGGTGACAAGGAGGCGGGGGGGAAGCCCGGGTCTGAGGGCGGCTCGGTCACCAGCACCAGCTCCAGTTCAGACTCCCCGcactccccctcttcctcctcctcctcctcctcctcctcctcctccccccagtCCTCAGAGGCAAAGGGACCCGGGGTCGACCTCAAACTGTTGCCCTCCAGCCCCGCGCACCCTCCGCACCTGTTcccccatcatcatcatcatcaccatcatcatcatcacccgctgctgctgcatgagGCCGCTGCCCACCTGAAACCAGAGCActacccccctccccctccccctccccacccccactaCTCCTTCAACCACCCGTTCTCCATCAACAACCTCATGTCCGAGCCTCAGCACCACAAACTGGACCCGGTGCTCCAGTACGGAGGCTACGGCTACCCGGTGTCCGGGGCGGTGGTGGCGGCTAAAACCGGCCTGGATCCCGCTCACACCGACACCAACTACTACCACGGCGTCTACACCAGACCCATAATGAACtccacatga
- the LOC130187534 gene encoding protein CEBPZOS-like encodes MPPKPLEPLAKKLMKGVIVLELLGVFGAYGLFQRMNNSQDFRNTMNRRFPSILEVYYQSNEWAGVYGVRERDHEAWSAKRD; translated from the exons ATGCCGCCCAAACCTCTGGAGCCTCTGGCCAAGAAACTGATGAAGGGGGTGATCGTCCTGGAGCTGCTGGGCGTCTTCGGGGCGTACGGCCTCTTTCAGAGGATGAACAACAGTCAAG ACTTCAGGAACACCATGAACAGGAGGTTTCCATCCATTCTAGAAG TTTACTACCAGTCCAACGAGTGGGCGGGGGTCTACGGCGTCCGAGAGAGAGACCACGAGGCCTGGTCGGCCAAACGGGACTGA